The proteins below come from a single Paroceanicella profunda genomic window:
- a CDS encoding IclR family transcriptional regulator encodes MGRRIPGEFGSERQTGTLGKAVDVLEIIASAEGPMRFTDILNVSGQPRGTLHRQLTNLAAEGLVTIDRGHSYSLGLRLLKFASRAWAENAFRAVAEPYLRRLHDATGETVHLAVLSGDSMVYLDKVESRKAVRMHSQIGNTAPLHCTGVGKAALSTLDAEEVAAVVARLDFERFTGNTHTGPGPLLEELARVRAEGVAFDREEHGPGIRCVAAPIPSSGRSRAAGLSVTGPIFRADEGRMQLWARLVREAATEVTEELRARLGPRA; translated from the coding sequence ATGGGACGACGCATACCGGGCGAATTCGGCTCGGAGAGGCAGACCGGAACCCTCGGCAAGGCCGTCGACGTGCTCGAGATCATTGCCTCGGCCGAAGGGCCGATGCGCTTCACCGACATTCTGAACGTCTCCGGCCAGCCGCGCGGCACCCTGCACCGGCAGCTGACCAATCTCGCCGCCGAGGGGCTGGTGACCATCGACCGCGGGCACTCCTACTCCCTGGGGCTGCGGCTGCTGAAATTCGCCTCGCGCGCCTGGGCGGAGAACGCCTTCCGCGCCGTGGCCGAGCCCTACCTGCGCCGCCTTCACGACGCCACCGGCGAGACCGTGCATCTCGCGGTGCTCAGCGGCGATTCGATGGTCTATCTCGACAAGGTCGAGAGCCGGAAGGCGGTGCGGATGCATTCCCAGATCGGCAACACCGCCCCCCTGCATTGCACCGGCGTGGGCAAGGCCGCGCTCTCCACCCTCGACGCGGAGGAGGTCGCGGCCGTGGTCGCGCGCCTCGACTTCGAGCGCTTCACCGGCAACACCCACACCGGGCCCGGCCCGCTGCTGGAGGAACTGGCCCGCGTGCGGGCGGAGGGCGTGGCCTTCGACCGCGAGGAACATGGCCCCGGCATCCGCTGCGTGGCCGCGCCCATCCCCTCCTCGGGGCGCAGCCGGGCGGCGGGCCTCTCCGTCACCGGGCCGATCTTCCGCGCCGACGAGGGCCGCATGCAGCTCTGGGCCCGCCTGGTGCGCGAGGCCGCCACCGAGGTGACCGAGGAACTGCGCGCCCGCCTCGGCCCCCGCGCCTGA